Proteins encoded by one window of Candidatus Melainabacteria bacterium:
- a CDS encoding glycosyltransferase family 39 protein, which translates to MTKEKTCPNNRTNSLVYIGLIVFIWFVTYVVCQFGFDQKLGWDEVSYLATAKGIAANFDFSSRFNSVEGLLKHPFPQHTHHYPVYSTYLAVFFKLFGTSLKVAYFSTWLCGLIACIFIYKTIFVLTDKRFLSSLVGISFLFLPRITEYCDSAMMEIPSVALISVLVYFIFKDLKEKKVNPMFLAFATILLFLFKSLFIGITFGFLLLIYLAYTFKLATWKIKKSIPFSLSLVTYIFLSGLLYFIFTKCIFLPLAPMMSFHKKQIDEGIYSDFAGGFFRDPVNIAISNLHSFYTTVIKHYFPMLRLNFYPSGEAFSAISPTWIEFGMFSLFFFYTGFVLIFRWRKIDLIKKIFILFSLISIVSFNAIFIIMATSGLNLYCRYNLLYLTLLLISFVVLIEDYLVKYKKQFLTALLPLIVFVYIPFYYADIRAEEWRKDFYSNTAHVYSKVIRKFVGESSPMFVYFNNGTHTSWDYFPTRIIVMEANNEKIKRLNKLLPKPIEYLFIQPQNLLFTENRRKILTSQPIIGGLYTFYGADQDTQVIAYKYNRNN; encoded by the coding sequence ATGACAAAAGAAAAAACCTGCCCTAATAATAGAACCAACTCTTTAGTTTATATCGGACTTATAGTTTTCATTTGGTTCGTTACGTATGTAGTATGTCAATTTGGTTTTGATCAAAAGTTAGGATGGGATGAGGTTAGTTATTTAGCTACAGCAAAAGGTATAGCAGCCAATTTTGACTTTAGCAGTAGATTTAATAGTGTAGAAGGATTGCTTAAACACCCATTCCCTCAACATACTCACCACTATCCTGTTTATTCTACGTATTTAGCAGTTTTTTTTAAACTTTTTGGGACTTCACTTAAAGTTGCTTATTTTTCAACATGGCTTTGTGGACTTATTGCATGCATATTTATATATAAAACGATATTTGTGCTTACAGATAAAAGATTTCTATCATCTCTTGTAGGAATCTCTTTTTTATTTTTACCCCGGATTACAGAATATTGTGATTCAGCAATGATGGAAATTCCTAGTGTTGCTTTAATATCGGTACTTGTTTATTTTATTTTTAAAGACCTTAAAGAAAAAAAAGTTAATCCTATGTTTTTAGCTTTTGCAACAATTTTGCTTTTTTTATTTAAAAGCCTTTTTATCGGAATTACATTTGGTTTTTTATTACTCATTTATCTAGCTTATACTTTTAAACTTGCTACTTGGAAGATAAAGAAGAGTATTCCTTTTTCTTTATCTCTTGTTACATATATTTTCTTAAGCGGATTGCTTTATTTTATTTTTACTAAATGTATCTTTTTACCACTTGCTCCAATGATGAGTTTTCATAAAAAGCAAATTGATGAAGGTATTTATTCGGATTTTGCAGGTGGTTTTTTTAGAGATCCTGTAAATATTGCTATATCAAACTTACATAGTTTTTATACTACAGTAATTAAGCATTATTTCCCTATGCTAAGGCTTAATTTTTACCCTAGTGGTGAAGCATTTTCTGCAATCTCTCCTACATGGATTGAGTTTGGGATGTTCTCTCTTTTTTTCTTTTATACAGGTTTTGTTTTAATTTTCCGTTGGAGGAAGATTGATTTAATAAAAAAAATATTTATTTTATTTTCTTTGATTTCTATAGTATCTTTTAATGCGATTTTTATTATTATGGCAACAAGCGGTTTAAATTTGTATTGTAGATATAATCTGCTTTATCTTACATTATTGCTGATTTCTTTCGTTGTTTTGATTGAAGACTATTTAGTAAAATATAAAAAACAATTTTTAACAGCTTTATTACCACTAATTGTTTTTGTTTATATTCCGTTTTATTATGCAGATATTAGAGCTGAGGAATGGAGAAAGGATTTTTATTCTAATACTGCACATGTTTACTCTAAAGTTATACGAAAATTTGTTGGTGAATCAAGTCCAATGTTTGTATATTTTAATAATGGTACACATACATCCTGGGATTATTTTCCTACTAGGATTATAGTTATGGAAGCAAATAATGAAAAAATAAAAAGATTAAATAAACTGTTACCTAAACCAATTGAGTATCTTTTTATACAGCCGCAGAATTTATTGTTTACAGAAAACCGGAGAAAAATTCTAACTTCACAACCAATAATTGGTGGCCTATATACTTTTTATGGTGCTGACCAAGATACACAAGTCATTGCTTATAAGTATAATAGGAATAATTAA